The Neorhizobium sp. NCHU2750 genome contains the following window.
AGCTTCTGAAGCCCTATCTGTCGTCCGGCGACATCATGATCGATGCCGGCAACGCCAATTTCCGCGATACGATGCGTCGTTTCGAAAGCCTCGAAAACAGCGACCTGACCTTCATCGGCATGGGCGTGTCCGGTGGTGAGGAAGGCGCACGCCACGGACCGTCGATCATGGTCGGCGGCACCGAGGAAAGCTGGAAGCGTGTCGAGAAGGTTCTGACCTCGATCTCGGCAAAGTTCAACGGCGAGGCCTGCGTCGACTGGCTCGGCCCGAACGGCGCCGGTCACTTCGTCAAGACCATCCATAACGGCATCGAATATGCCGACATGCAGATGATCGCCGAAATCTACGGCATCCTGCGCGATGGCCTCGGCATGAGCGCCTCGGAAATCGGCGGCGTCTTCGGCCGCTGGAACGAGGGCCGCCTCAATTCCTATCTGATCGAGATTTCGGAAAAGGTGCTGAAGGCCAACGACCCGATCTCCGGCAAGCCGATGGTCGACATGATCGTTGACAGTGCCGGCCAGAAGGGCACCGGCAAATGGTCGGTCATCGAGGCCCAGAACATGGGCGTCGCCGCAACCGCGATCGAGGCTGCCGTCGCCGGCCGTGTCCTGTCGTCGCTGAAACCCGAGCGTGAAGCCGCCGAAAAGATCCTCGGCAAGCCTGCTCTCGTCGACAAGCCCAAGGATGGCATGGCCTTCCTCGCCGATCTCGAACTGGCGCTGCTCGCCGCCAAGATCGGTGCCTATGCGCAGGGCTTCGCGGTCATGGCCGCCGCCTCGAAGGAATATGACTGGAACCTGCCGATGCCGACGATCGCCAAGATCTGGCGTGCCGGCTGCATCATCCGCTCCGGCTTCCTCGATGAGATCACCTCGGCCTTCAGCAAGGACCCGAATGTGGCAAACCTCATCGTCACCCCGGCCTTCGCCCAGATGGTCAAGGAAACCGACGGCGCACTGCGTCGCATCGTGTCCTACGCTGCGCTGAACGGCCTGCCGGCTCCGGCACTGACCTCGGCGCTCACCTATTTCGACGCCTATCGTCGAGGCAGGGGCACGGCCAACCTCATCCAGGCCCAGCGCGACTTCTTCGGCGCCCACGGCTTCAACCGCCTCGACGGCCTCGACAAGCACCACGGCCCCTGGGGCAGCGGTCTCGCCGATTTCGCCTGATCAAAGCTGATAAACGACATGAAAAAGCCCGGCCAAGCGCCGGGCTTTTTTCGTAGATGCGCTCGTCGAAGCCGCTCGCTATGGCGACGCGGATAGCCCGTTACCGTCTCCAGAGCCGGCTTATCGGTCGGAATATCTCAGTCCCTGACCGTGACGTTGATCCATCGCCCGGACGATCCCCGGCCATAGATCTCGACATCGATCCACACATCTCCGCGGATGATCATCCGGGCGGCTTCGCCGGTCATGTTTCCGTTCCTGAGCATGATCTCGAGTGCCTGGCGATTGTTTGCGTCGGCAAAGAACGTGTCCGGCTCGTCGTCCCTGTCCCGGATGCCGTAGAGATAGAAATTGGCCCGGTCCTGGCGAATGATCTGCCATGGCTGGGTCAGACGCACGCCCTTCGAATTGAACAGGTCGTCATGGCCGATATAGGCTCGGTAGCTGTCGATCAGCCTGTCCGAATGTTCGACTGTGACGCTGGACTGTGCCCATGCCGAGGCCACGGATACGGCAAGAATGCCGCCAGCCAGAACGGATAGAAATTTGCCACGCATCGGTGAATTTGCCCCCAAATCCTCTGCCGTCCAAGCCTATAGATTGTTCTCCGGGAATGTAAATGCGGATGCAGGTTTTGGTTGAATAATCAGTGCTGCAGTTGTCGCGACGGGATGGTTTGGGTGCGGGCTAGCGGTTGCCCCGGCCTCTGAGGCGCGCCGCAAGACCGTCGCTCTCTTCACGGATTCCTGACCCTTCGATTTAATCCTTCGGCCCCATCGCCGACCATGTCGGGCCATCCATGCTCTGCAGCAATTCCGGGGCGACGCCGTCGATGCGGGCCAGAACCGATTTGGCGAGTTCGCGGCCGGCATGGCGGACGTCTTCCGTCACGGTCAGCATTTCCGGCCGGATCCAGTTGAGGAAATCCGCAGACTGTTTGGACACGACATCGATATCGTTCCCGAGCCTGCGCCCGGCCGCCTCTATCCCGGCGATCAGCGCGATCGAGGACGAGCCGCTCAGGGATACGATCCCGTCCGGCGGTTCGGGGAGGCGCGACAGCCGCTCGGCATAGGCGCGCAGTTCCTCAAGCGGCGTCTCGGTGGTCATGCGCCCCATCGACACTTCGGTGATCTGAAAATCCGCCAGTCCGCGCTCGAAGCCGATCCGGCTATGGATGTGGTAGGAAAACCGGCTGAGCGGTGCCAATAACGCGATCCGCCTGCGGCCGCGCCGTGCGAGGCGCTCGACGGCCTGATAGACATAGGCCTCGTTGTCGAAATCATGGAACGGATGGGCAATGCCCATATCGGTGCGTCCATGGGTGACGAAGGGCAGGTTGCGCTCCGTCATCAGCAGCACCCGCGGATCTTCCGGCTCGATCCGTGAAATGATCACCCCGTCGGCCGAACCGGTATCGAGGATATAGCGAACCGGCACCATCGGGTCCTTCTCGAAGGAATGCGGCGTCACCACGAGGTGATACTGCGTGCCCCCCAGCACTTCCGAAATGCCCTGAACCATCTGGTTGGTGAAACCCATCAGTTCCTGCTCGATGCTCAAGACCAGCGCGATCACGTTGGTCTTGCCGGTTCGCAGCCGCACGCCGGCGCGGTTCGGCTGGTAGCCGAGCTGGCGGGCGACCAGCCGCACCCGTTCCTTCGTCTCAGCACCGATATCCGGGGCATCCTTCAGCGCCCGGGAAACGGTGGTGATGCCGAGCCCGGTCATGTAGGCGATGGTCTTCAGCGTCGGGCGTTCGCCAGCCGCGAGACCCGCCTTCGTCGTTTTCGTCTTCTCGTCCATCGCGTGCTCGCACCAAAGGCGTCCATTTGGCCGCCGGATACTTCATTATCGCCTAATACGGCAAAAATCTGTAACGTTACAGGTAAATTTCAATCGGCTCTGTCAAAAGTTGTTTGATCGCTGCAACCATGAGGACGCAGGACGCAGGTGCATATATTTTTGTGCGATTGCGAAAATATATTGCACTGGATCGATCTATAGCCTGAAAAAATGAGAATTTTCCTTGCCATCCTTGGGAGCGACGCACAATCTAAAGTTGATGAAAATAGCTTGCTGCAATTTATTTACCCTGTCGGGGTTGCCACACGTCGGCAATTGCCTTAGCTTTTTACTGCAACGTTTCAGTGAGGGAGGAGACTCATGCGTATTCGTGCATTCGCGGCCGTTCTGGCCACCACTGCGGCACTGCCATGCGCAGCATTTGCCGCCGATCTCGAAGTCACCCATTGGTGGACATCCGGCGGCGAGGCCGCAGCCGTCAAGGAACTGGCCAAGGCATTCGATGCGACCGGCAACAAATGGGTTGATGGCGCCATTGCAGGCTCGGGCAGCACCGCGCGCCCGATCATGATCAGCCGCATTACCGGCGGCGACCCGATGGGCGCCACCCAGTTCAACCATGGTCGCCAGGCCGAGGAACTGGTTGAGGCCGGCCTGATGCGCGACCTCAACGATGTGGCCGAGAAGGGCAATTGGAAGAACGTCATCAAGCCGGCAAGCCTGCTGGACAGTTGCACCTATGAAGGCAAGATCTATTGCGCGCCGGTCAACATCCATTCCTGGCAATGGCTGTGGCTGTCGAATGCCGCCTTCGAAAAGGCCGGCGTGCCGGTACCGAAGGACTGGAACGAATTCGTCGCCGCAGGTCCGGCATTGAAGAAGGCGGGCATCCAGCCGCTGGCGTTGGGCGGCCAGCCCTGGCAGGCGAACGGCCTGTTCGACACGCTGGTTCTGGCGATCGGTGGCACCGATCTCTACAACAAGGTCTACAAGGACAAGGACGAGGATGCTGCGGCAGGTCCCGACATGGCCAAGATCTTCGCGGCCGCCGATACGGCCCGTCAGCTTGCCCAGGGCTCCAATGTGCAGGACTGGAACCAGGCAACCAATCTCGTCCTAACCGGCAAGGCCGGTGGCCAGGTCATGGGCGACTGGGCACAGGGCGAATTCCAGATCGCCAACAAGGTTGCCGGCAAGGATTACAGCTGCCTGCCGGGCCTCGGCCTCAACCAGGTTCTGGCAACCGGCGGCGATGCCATCTACTTCCCGCTTTTGAAGGATGAGGCGAAGTCCAAGGCGCAGGAAGTTCTGGCCGAGACGATCGTCGCCCCCAAGACCCAGGTGGCCTTCAACCTCAAGAAGGGATCGGTTCCGATCCGTGGCGACATCGATTTGGCCGCGGCCAATGACTGCATGAAGAAGGGCATCGAGATCATCTCCAAGGGCGGTGTCGCGACAAGCACCGACCAGCTCGTGTCCGCCGACACGCAGAAACAGAAGGAGGATCTGATGGCCGAATTTTTCGCCAATACGTCGATGACGCCGGAAGCGGCCCAGAAGCGCTTTGCCGACATCATCGGTTCGGCCGACTGATCCGTTCGTCGCCATTCCGACGCGTACCGGTCCCGCCCAGAACCACCTGGCGCGGGACCGGAGGAGGGGCTGCGCGGCTGCGCATGCCTATCGAGGAGGAAACATGTCTAATCCCGCGCCGTCTGCCGCACCCCGATCTGCCGCACCACCCTCTGCCGCACCAATGAGGTCCCCGTCGAAGAAATCCGGCCGTCCCAACCAGCTTTTCCGCAATCTCAATTCCAAGATTGCGCTGACCCCGATGATCCTGGTTGCGACCGTCATCTTCTTCGGTGGCACGATCTGGACCGTGGTCTATTCCTTCACCAATTCGCGCCTTCTTCCGCGGGCAAGCTTTGTCGGTCTTGATCAGTATCAGCGCCTCTGGGCCTCATCGCGCTGGATCGTCTCGATCGAGAACCTGGCGATCTACGGCATCCTGTCCTTGATCTTCTCGCTCGTCATCGGCTTCATCCTGGCGGCCCTGATGGACCAGAAGATCCGCTTCGAAAGCGCTTTCCGTACCATCTTTCTCTATCCCTTCGCGCTGTCATTCATCGTCACCGGCCTTGTCTGGCAATGGATACTCAATCCGGAATTCGGCGTGCAGGGCATCGTCCGTTCGCTCGGCTGGGAAAGCTTCACCTTCGATCCGCTCTACAATCCCGATATCGTCATCTACGGCATCCTGATCGCCGGCCTCTGGCAGGGGACGGGGCTCGTCATGTGTCTGATGCTCGCCGGCCTGCGCGGCATAGACGAGGATATCTGGAAGGCCGCCCGCGTCGACGGCATACCCATGTGGCGCACCTATCTCTTCGTCGTCATCCCGATGATGCGCCCCGTCTTCATCACCACGCTGGTCATCATCGGCAGCGGCATCGTCAAGCTCTACGATCTCGTCGTCGCCCAGACCTCCGGTGGCCCCGGCAATGCGTCGGAAGTGCCGGCCAAATACGTCTACGACTACATGTTCCAGGCGCAGAACCTGGGGCAGGGCTTTGCCGCCTCCACCATGATGCTGCTCACCGTCGCCATCATCGTCGTTCCCTGGGCCTATCTCGAATTCGGAGGCTGGAAACGTGGCTGATATCTCCGCTCTCAACACCACCGCGATGGGCCGCAATGCGCCGGCAATCCGAAATGAAGCGCCGGGCCGTGCCCTGTCCGGGCCGCGTGGCAAACGGCCGAAGCGGGTCCTGTCGCGCCG
Protein-coding sequences here:
- the gndA gene encoding NADP-dependent phosphogluconate dehydrogenase yields the protein MEQAEIGLIGLGVMGANLSLNIAEKGNKIAVFNRTPEVTKKFYADAGELKGQIIPCETLDEFVKAIRPPRPIIIMIKAGDPVDQQMELLKPYLSSGDIMIDAGNANFRDTMRRFESLENSDLTFIGMGVSGGEEGARHGPSIMVGGTEESWKRVEKVLTSISAKFNGEACVDWLGPNGAGHFVKTIHNGIEYADMQMIAEIYGILRDGLGMSASEIGGVFGRWNEGRLNSYLIEISEKVLKANDPISGKPMVDMIVDSAGQKGTGKWSVIEAQNMGVAATAIEAAVAGRVLSSLKPEREAAEKILGKPALVDKPKDGMAFLADLELALLAAKIGAYAQGFAVMAAASKEYDWNLPMPTIAKIWRAGCIIRSGFLDEITSAFSKDPNVANLIVTPAFAQMVKETDGALRRIVSYAALNGLPAPALTSALTYFDAYRRGRGTANLIQAQRDFFGAHGFNRLDGLDKHHGPWGSGLADFA
- a CDS encoding LacI family transcriptional regulator gives rise to the protein MDEKTKTTKAGLAAGERPTLKTIAYMTGLGITTVSRALKDAPDIGAETKERVRLVARQLGYQPNRAGVRLRTGKTNVIALVLSIEQELMGFTNQMVQGISEVLGGTQYHLVVTPHSFEKDPMVPVRYILDTGSADGVIISRIEPEDPRVLLMTERNLPFVTHGRTDMGIAHPFHDFDNEAYVYQAVERLARRGRRRIALLAPLSRFSYHIHSRIGFERGLADFQITEVSMGRMTTETPLEELRAYAERLSRLPEPPDGIVSLSGSSSIALIAGIEAAGRRLGNDIDVVSKQSADFLNWIRPEMLTVTEDVRHAGRELAKSVLARIDGVAPELLQSMDGPTWSAMGPKD
- a CDS encoding ABC transporter substrate-binding protein; amino-acid sequence: MRIRAFAAVLATTAALPCAAFAADLEVTHWWTSGGEAAAVKELAKAFDATGNKWVDGAIAGSGSTARPIMISRITGGDPMGATQFNHGRQAEELVEAGLMRDLNDVAEKGNWKNVIKPASLLDSCTYEGKIYCAPVNIHSWQWLWLSNAAFEKAGVPVPKDWNEFVAAGPALKKAGIQPLALGGQPWQANGLFDTLVLAIGGTDLYNKVYKDKDEDAAAGPDMAKIFAAADTARQLAQGSNVQDWNQATNLVLTGKAGGQVMGDWAQGEFQIANKVAGKDYSCLPGLGLNQVLATGGDAIYFPLLKDEAKSKAQEVLAETIVAPKTQVAFNLKKGSVPIRGDIDLAAANDCMKKGIEIISKGGVATSTDQLVSADTQKQKEDLMAEFFANTSMTPEAAQKRFADIIGSAD
- a CDS encoding sugar ABC transporter permease encodes the protein MRSPSKKSGRPNQLFRNLNSKIALTPMILVATVIFFGGTIWTVVYSFTNSRLLPRASFVGLDQYQRLWASSRWIVSIENLAIYGILSLIFSLVIGFILAALMDQKIRFESAFRTIFLYPFALSFIVTGLVWQWILNPEFGVQGIVRSLGWESFTFDPLYNPDIVIYGILIAGLWQGTGLVMCLMLAGLRGIDEDIWKAARVDGIPMWRTYLFVVIPMMRPVFITTLVIIGSGIVKLYDLVVAQTSGGPGNASEVPAKYVYDYMFQAQNLGQGFAASTMMLLTVAIIVVPWAYLEFGGWKRG